One genomic segment of Rivularia sp. PCC 7116 includes these proteins:
- a CDS encoding AAA family ATPase — MELSYLNVLIDSGVPVINVTASTRERATVLGSIIRNSASLKNVPVYLWNSGWGCMEQVNCNSEDKVDFEAIHSSCLCKHDLDVFDVFEFLMDSEREGIFVFENLFSLGNTASEEDKFFSHKLISKIINIYYELENNSFFKKLIILTTDNVEIPSTLASLIPTLYNPLPSENDIADYLKKELPCLTQKTNISSLVSAASGLTIEEIRLGLKIAIRPEETTNIHDLLKQLLAYKINRFRSLNLNFVSKPSVPDFGGLDLFKKFTHRAKLDFSTEARKANIPLPKGCLLVGPPGTGKTLAANVCASLLGFPLVSVDTAAVVSGGATYLKRTLERVEACAPVVLYFDELDKLFSNSSTGGEDTNSTQILGTLLTWLQDKKTAVFVVATLNRIDVLPPELTRMGRFDEIFYVGFPQAYERKEILMMHLARFDKRYKDSDVLTQKEWRIILNKTVNCTGAELARMVEKAARKLFHQGLKMNIGLNELLEQRDSMVPLYVRDTDRILAIANRAKYFSQPASSEDTSVFAPAITSFWGDAV; from the coding sequence ATGGAATTATCTTATTTAAACGTATTGATTGATTCAGGTGTTCCTGTAATTAACGTAACTGCTTCAACCAGAGAACGTGCAACTGTTTTAGGGTCAATTATAAGAAACAGTGCTTCTCTAAAAAATGTTCCTGTATATCTATGGAATTCTGGCTGGGGATGCATGGAACAAGTAAATTGTAATTCGGAAGATAAAGTAGATTTTGAAGCTATACATTCTAGTTGTTTATGCAAGCACGACCTAGATGTTTTTGATGTTTTTGAGTTTTTAATGGATTCTGAAAGAGAAGGAATATTTGTTTTTGAAAACTTATTTTCTTTAGGAAATACTGCGTCAGAAGAAGATAAATTTTTTTCTCACAAACTTATATCAAAAATCATTAATATCTACTATGAACTTGAAAATAATAGTTTCTTCAAAAAACTAATCATTTTGACCACTGATAATGTTGAAATACCCTCAACTCTTGCTAGTTTAATTCCGACTTTATATAATCCATTGCCTTCTGAGAATGATATCGCTGATTACCTCAAAAAAGAATTACCATGTTTGACACAGAAAACTAATATATCGAGCCTAGTAAGTGCTGCTTCTGGTCTGACTATTGAAGAAATTCGCTTGGGGTTAAAAATTGCTATTCGTCCTGAAGAGACAACAAATATTCATGATTTATTAAAGCAACTTTTAGCTTACAAGATTAATCGCTTTCGTTCTTTGAATTTGAATTTTGTTTCAAAGCCAAGCGTACCTGATTTTGGCGGTTTAGATTTATTCAAGAAGTTTACCCACAGAGCCAAACTGGATTTTTCAACGGAAGCCAGGAAAGCGAATATTCCTCTTCCCAAAGGATGTTTACTAGTAGGGCCACCCGGAACTGGTAAAACTTTAGCAGCTAATGTCTGTGCTTCTCTTCTAGGTTTTCCTCTTGTTAGTGTAGATACTGCAGCAGTTGTGAGCGGTGGTGCTACATATTTGAAGCGTACTTTGGAGCGGGTTGAAGCTTGCGCTCCAGTAGTGCTTTACTTTGATGAGTTAGATAAGCTATTTTCTAATTCATCAACAGGTGGTGAAGATACTAATTCTACACAGATTTTAGGAACTCTACTTACTTGGTTGCAGGACAAAAAAACTGCGGTGTTTGTGGTTGCTACTCTCAATAGAATTGATGTGTTACCACCAGAGCTAACCAGGATGGGAAGATTTGATGAAATATTTTATGTGGGATTCCCTCAAGCTTACGAGCGTAAGGAAATTTTAATGATGCATTTAGCGAGATTTGATAAGCGATACAAGGATAGTGATGTGCTTACACAAAAAGAATGGCGGATTATTCTCAATAAAACTGTTAATTGTACTGGCGCGGAATTAGCTCGGATGGTGGAGAAGGCTGCTCGCAAATTGTTTCATCAAGGGCTTAAAATGAATATTGGTTTGAATGAATTATTGGAACAACGGGACTCGATGGTGCCGTTGTATGTCAGGGACACTGATAGAATTTTGGCGATCGCTAACCGTGCTAAGTATTTTTCACAACCCGCTAGCAGTGAAGATACATCGGTGTTTGCCCCTGCTATTACTTCCTTTTGGGGCGATGCGGTATAA